The Lutibacter sp. A64 genome segment CTTTATTACATTTATTAAAGGAGCAATTAAACATTGTATTGTACCCTATTCATAGGTTAGATAGAAAAACTTCGGGAGTATTGGTTTTAGCAAAACAAAAAGAACATGTAGCTCAATTTCAAGAATTATTTAATTCTAATACTATTAAAAAAAGCTATTTAGCAATTGTGCGTGGTTTTGTTGAAGAAAAGTTAGAAATAACAACACCTGTTAAAAACCCCGATACAAAAGTTTATAAAGATGCAGCTACTAGCTGTAAACCCATTGAAACAATTGAATTGGATATTGCTGTTCATCCATATAAATTTTCTAGATATAGTTTGGTTGAATTAATTCCTAAAACTGGTAGAATGCATCAGCTTAGAATTCATATGAATAAAATTAGTAGACCAATTGTTGGAGATTATAAATATGGCGATAGATTTCACAATAGAATGTTTGAAAATGAATTTGCGTGCAAAAATATATTTCTACATGCAAATTCAATTCAATTTAAACATCCTGTTTTAGAAACGACTATTTCTGTTAATGCGACATTACCAGATGATTGGAATAAAATTATTGAATTATTTAATTGGAAAAATTAATTTATAAAAACTACCACTCTATTAGTTAGATAACATATGGTGTTTTTTATTGTTTTTCATAATTAATAATACCAACTCATAAATTTGTTCTTTAATAAATCTAAAGTTTTGGATGTAATTAGTTACTTCAACTTCTATTAATTCGTGATTATTTCTAAAATTAGCTTCTCTTTTTAAATATATATTTTCTAATAGAAGCGATAAATTAACATTATGATCATCAATAGAAATTAATAAATCGTCACCTAAAATACTTTCGTGATCAATTCCTTTAAGCAGTAATTTAGCTTTATTAAAATTGTCAGATTCACACAATTCAATAATATGCTCAGCGAGTAATTCTTTTAAAAATTGTTGTTCAATTTTAATAAATTCAATTTCCGCAACCCAATCTTGTGTTTTTTTATACAAATCTTCTATGCTTGTACAAGGTGCTTTTGACTTTTGAGGGATGGTACTTTTCATATTATATGTTTTTATGGTTAAACTTATTTTTTATTTTCTATTCATTGGATGTTTTAAATTTTGTAGTTAAAAGTATTTATTGAATAATCTTATTAAAGAAAATTTATGGTACTATTTTCTTTAGTGTGAATTAAATTAAACACTTAATTTCTTTGAATTAAAGTGAACTTTAAAAGCTATTTTTTTATATACTAACATTATAATAACAACAATTTATGATAAATTTAAAACTTAAAATAGAGTATTTGT includes the following:
- a CDS encoding pseudouridine synthase, whose protein sequence is MKVEVLFEDNYLVIVNKPNNVLVHNSYYARNIKDATLLHLLKEQLNIVLYPIHRLDRKTSGVLVLAKQKEHVAQFQELFNSNTIKKSYLAIVRGFVEEKLEITTPVKNPDTKVYKDAATSCKPIETIELDIAVHPYKFSRYSLVELIPKTGRMHQLRIHMNKISRPIVGDYKYGDRFHNRMFENEFACKNIFLHANSIQFKHPVLETTISVNATLPDDWNKIIELFNWKN